CACATAAATAACGTACATTATAACGTACTTTAAATATGTCAGTCAATATTCTTTTCAGGGAAAACGAAGGGGATATTCCTAAGAAAGTAAGAAACTCCTGATGTTATTTACTTCTTAAAGAATGTCCCCTTTCATCTTACTTTTGTTCACCTTCACAAAGTTTGAGTAGCAGAATCGATAGTAATGGCCAAGGTGGCTCGCAGCCAACTGAACTTTGCCTTCATGAAATCAAAATCAGGTCCGGACGTAATAAAGGCCGCCTTTCCCTTGATCAGGTAGCCGGTACCAGCCCCACGCAAGCCCTGAACCTTGCTGCTTCCCAGCGTAATCAGCACATTGGGGTTGTAGGCAACGTTAGCTTCTGTTTTGTTCATGTAACCTGCAGGAATAAACAATCGTCCATCTGATGATATTCTGACGTAGCTATTCCAGGTATTGACCATATGCGGCCCATCCTGTCCCAATGTCGCAATGGCAACAACCCCATCCTGTTTCAAAATTTCCAGCAATTTTTCCGGAATCATTTGACTACCTCCTTTTGTTTGGTTTGTTGTTCTGTCTAACGACAAGCTGAGCCAGAGGCAACGCTCTTAGTTGCCGATTGGCTCCAGCGATTGGTTATGCTACTTTTTGTAACTTATTCACAAGTTCTTTGCCAGATATCGGTACAGGGAGTCGTTTGTTGTCCTCTTTATAGAGCAGTATTGTTTCCTCTATAATCTCACAAAGTTCGTTGAATACTTCGCGCTCATCGTCTCCATGACACCCGCCATAGAAAAGTTCAGGACAACTACCTATGAAACAGTTATCAGTGTCTGACCACTCAATGATTTTTACGTATTTTGATCCAGGGGTCATTTTTTAACCTCCTCAATGGCAGTTTGTACTGCTTTTTCCTGGTAGTGCTTCGCGTCTTCATTTCCATTACCTGAAATAGGGTAAATTCACCCTGCCTGGGACCAAGAATGCCGACAACCGGATATTTTTTCATGGAAGTGATGATAGCCTCCTGGAAGGTTCTTTGGATCATCCTTGTATATTGAAACACATCATTTAAATATGCAAGGTAATATTTGATATTGGGGAATTTATAAACAATTAAAAAGATGCCTGAGCAATGTCCCAAGGTCCAATATTTTACCTGCCCGAACGACCATAAGGGAGTGGGCGAGAGGGAAAAGAATTAAAGGCATTGCCTCTCACAGGGCACTGCCGGAAAAAATTGCTCTCACTGTGAAAGCAATTGTGGAAATCCGTGTAACATTTACACGGATTT
Above is a genomic segment from Pseudomonadota bacterium containing:
- a CDS encoding pyridoxamine 5'-phosphate oxidase family protein is translated as MIPEKLLEILKQDGVVAIATLGQDGPHMVNTWNSYVRISSDGRLFIPAGYMNKTEANVAYNPNVLITLGSSKVQGLRGAGTGYLIKGKAAFITSGPDFDFMKAKFSWLRATLAITIDSATQTL
- a CDS encoding type II toxin-antitoxin system HicB family antitoxin, producing MTPGSKYVKIIEWSDTDNCFIGSCPELFYGGCHGDDEREVFNELCEIIEETILLYKEDNKRLPVPISGKELVNKLQKVA